A window of Zingiber officinale cultivar Zhangliang chromosome 5A, Zo_v1.1, whole genome shotgun sequence contains these coding sequences:
- the LOC121980630 gene encoding uncharacterized protein LOC121980630, which produces MNSAAAEASSSNLPPPPAAASRLAPGFRFHPTDEELVSYYLKRKVCGRPLRVDAIAEVELYMFEPWELPDLSRIRSRDQEWYFFTSLDRKYSTRSRTNRATPQGYWKTTGKDRSVGRGPRAVGMKKTLVYHSGRAPRGNRTNWVMHEYRLEDEELTKSGIFQDAHVVCRIFLKNGSGPQNGAQYGAPFLEKEWEVEEDGAVSMLDGGDYHATEVVSMLDGGDYHATERGYFEFSDLVQNEDLNKEQTNVSNFAPYIGGTDNGGHPEDASNLLDEASKDISFTNLGDTPPQKSAPASIDEMEKHPPAEDCSHTQTCVNAKEEYVELKDIADTVNVAYSVVEESVGYPIRNCHVENTNGVGENIHQVQMFEVEEFFDSISESDDQPESDRNSLLEDNIFTQSNGSNSSAGTFTSNQGKIAVCDVPNENVAFWQENVVMNEYLPTVEPSGFEKVDELLVYFDATDGDLHYGNIGFSRSSPPAAFDFAQEDCGCTIKSTAQVPNTFISGASSSGSCVPCDQSEDKCKDVGDKPDDTMEDSNKENAAKKHLLNMLGAISAPAAFAEFPPMSGKVAAAHSANPIHVTSGFIRIYSSTISENVVHRPSQKNGHAHCMLSYSLPDESTRKRQVNPVSMVIRGGMYLFLVSWLILTIIYKVVTGYMTRKKVLQIK; this is translated from the exons ATGAATTCCGCCGCCGCCGAAGCCTCGTCTTCTAATCTGCCGCCGCCGCCCGCGGCGGCGTCCCGCCTGGCCCCCGGATTCCGATTCCACCCTACTGACGAGGAGCTCGTCTCCTACTACCTCAAGCGCAAGGTCTGCGGCCGGCCGCTCCGCGTGGATGCCATCGCGGAGGTAGAGCTGTACATGTTCGAGCCGTGGGAACTGCCGGACCTGTCCCGGATCCGAAGCCGCGACCAGGAGTGGTACTTCTTTACCTCCCTGGACCGCAAGTATTCCACCCGGTCGCGGACCAACCGCGCCACGCCTCAGGGCTACTGGAAGACCACCGGCAAGGACCGATCAGTGGGACGCGGCCCCCGCGCTGTCGGCATGAAGAAAACGCTGGTGTACCATTCCGGCAGGGCGCCTCGTGGCAACAGGACAAATTGGGTTATGCACGAGTACCGCCTCGAGGATGAGGAGCTGACCAAGTCCGGGATTTTCCAG GATGCGCATGTTGTTTGCAGGATCTTTCTAAAGAATGGCTCTGGGCCTCAGAATGGCGCTCAATATGGAGCACCGTTTCTTGAAAAAGAATGGGAGGTGGAGGAAGATGGTGCGGTTTCAATGCTCGACGGAGGGGATTATCACGCCACTGAAGTGGTTTCAATGCTCGATGGAGGGGATTATCACGCCACTGAACGAGGATATTTTGAATTTAGTGATCTTGTACAG AATGAAGACTTGAATAAAGAACAGACAAATGTTTCCAATTTTGCACCATATATTGGTGGAACAGATAATGGCGGTCATCCAGAAGATGCAAGCAATTTACTGGATGAGGCTTCCAAAGATATTAGTTTCACCAACTTGGGTGATACACCTCCTCAGAAGAGTGCGCCAGCTTCTATTGATGAAATGGAGAAACATCCTCCAGCGGAAGATTGCAGTCATACTCAAACTTGTGTAAATGCAAAGGAAGAATATGTGGAGTTGAAGGATATTGCAGATACTGTGAATGTGGCATATTCTGTTGTTGAGGAATCTGTTGGTTACCCTATAAGGAATTGTCATGTGGAAAACACAAATGGGGTTGGTGAAAATATCCACCAAGTGCAAATGTTTGAAGTCGAGGAATTCTTCGACTCCATAAGTGAAAGTGATGACCAGCCAGAATCAGATCGAAACTCCCTGTTGGAAGATAATATCTTTACCCAATCGAACGGCTCCAATTCCTCAGCTGGTACTTTCACCTCCAATCAGGGAAAGATAGCAGTCTGTGATGTGCCTAATGAGAATGTAGCATTCTGGCAAGAAAATGTTGTAATGAATGAATACTTGCCTACAGTTGAACCATCTGGTTTTGAGAAGGTTGATGAATTATTAGTGTACTTTGATGCAACTGATGGTGATTTACATTATGGCAATATTGGCTTTTCACGGAGCAGTCCGCCCGCTGCATTTGATTTTGCTCAAGAG GATTGTGGCTGCACAATTAAGTCAACAGCTCAGGTGCCAAATACTTTTATAAGTGGAGCCTCATCCTCAGGTTCGTGTGTTCCTTGTGATCAATCCGAAGACAAATGTAAGGATGTTGGTGATAAACCAG ATGACACCATGGAAGATTCTAACAAGGAAAATGCTGCAAAGAAGCATCTATTAAACATGTTGGGCGCAATCTCGGCGCCTGCAGCATTTGCTGAGTTTCCTCCTATGTCTGGAAAGGTTGCTGCTGCCCACTCAGCCAATCCAATCCATGTAACCTCTGGGTTTATTCGCATCTACAGTTCAACCATATCAGAGAATGTCGTGCACAGGCCCTCCCAGAAGAATGGACATGCACATTGCATGCTTTCCTACAGCCTGCCTGATGAATCTACAAGAAAGCGTCAGGTTAATCCTGTGTCGATGGTGATCCGAGGAGGCATGTACTTATTCTTAGTCTCATGGCTAATTCTTACGATTATCTACAAAGTGGTGACTGGATACATGACAAGAAAGAAGGTTCTACAAATCAAGTAA